One Ostrea edulis chromosome 2, xbOstEdul1.1, whole genome shotgun sequence genomic region harbors:
- the LOC130051587 gene encoding von Willebrand factor C domain-containing protein 2-like: protein MASLTFLSICLFATVFITVSSQDLLSTSTAGCLYHGKYYPVGSFKPSACQPCQCTSSGQAFCAIVDCFFGGCVDAVHNPDHCCPVCPNGRNCKAPDGTIIKHGDTYSTAEMTCQCSSFGTLATCAHKLQPIQVVDPPAAS from the exons ATGGCGTCTTTAACTTTCCTTTCTATTTGTCTTTTTGCAACAGTTTTTATAACTGTTTCTAGCCAAGACTTATTAAGTACATCCACCGCAGGGTGTTTGTATCACGGGAAGTACTACCCTGTAGGTTCATTCAAGCCCTCTGCTTGTCAACCTTGCCAGTGCACGTCATCCGGTCAAGCATTTTGTGCCATCGTAGACTGCTTCTTCGGTGGCTGTGTCGATGCCGTCCATAATCCGGACCATTGTTGCCCAGTTTGCCCAAATG GTCGAAACTGCAAAGCCCCAGACGGTACCATTATAAAACATGGTGATACATACTCCACTGCTGAGATGACTTGTCAATGCTCCTCATTTGGTACTTTGGCTACATGCGCCCACAAGCTCCAACCAATTCAAGTGGTGGACCCCCCAGCTGCCAGTTAG